Proteins found in one Pyrus communis chromosome 15, drPyrComm1.1, whole genome shotgun sequence genomic segment:
- the LOC137717979 gene encoding probable alpha-amylase 2 isoform X2, which translates to MGYGSNDSRENAQQTDIAVRNGREILFQAFNWESHKHDWWRNLETKVPDIGRSGFTSAWLPPSTQSFAPEGYLPQDIYSLNSKYGSENLLKSLLHKMKQHKVRAMADIVINHRVGTTRGHGGKYNRYDGISLSWDERAVTSCTGGLGNRSTGDNFHGVPNIDHSQLFVRKDITGWLQWLRNNVGFQDFRFDFARGYSAKYVKEYIEGAKPIFSVGEYWDSCNYNGHGLDYNQDSHRQRIVNWINGTGQLSTAFDFTTKGILQEAVKGQLWRLRDPQGKPPGVVGWWPSRSVTFLDNHDTGSTQAHWPFPSNHVMEGYTYILTHPGIPTVFYDHFYDWGDSIHDQIVKLIDIRKRQDIHSRSSITILEAQPNLYSAMIGEKVCMKIGDGSWSPAGREWTLATCGHRYAVWNK; encoded by the exons ATGGGTTACGGAAGTAAT GATTCACGAGAGAACGCGCAGCAGACTGATATTG CGGTGCGCAATGGAAGAGAAATCCTTTTTCAG GCCTTCAATTGGGAGTCTCATAAACATGATTGGTGGAGAAATTTAGAAACTAAAGTTCCGGATATAGGAAGATCTGGTTTTACATCAGCATGGTTGCCGCCTTCAACTCAGTCCTTTGCACCGGAAG GTTACCTTCCGCAGGACATATATTCTCTCAATTCTAAATATGGATCTGAGAACTTATTAAAATCTTTACTTCATAAAATGAAGCAACATAAAGTTAGAGCAATGGCTGACATAGTTATCAATCATCGTGTTGGGACTACTAGAGGGCATGGTGGAAAGTACAACCGCTATGATGGAATTTCGTTGTCATGGGATGAACGTGCTGTCACATCTTGTACTGGTGGATTG GGTAATCGAAGCACTGGGGACAATTTCCATGGGGTTCCGAATATTGATCATAGCCAACTTTTTGTTCGAAAAGATATTACAGGATGGCTGCAGTGGCTACGTAATAATGTTGGTTTTCAGGATTTCCGATTTGATTTTGCAAGGGG TTATTCGGCAAAATATGTGAAAGAATACATTGAAGGAGCAAAACCAATTTTTTCTGTTGGGGAGTATTGGGATTCTTGCAACTACAACGGTCATGGCCTAGATTACAACCAAG ATAGCCACAGACAGCGGATAGTAAACTGGATCAACGGCACAGGACAGCTATCAACTGCGTTTGACTTTACAACCAAGGGAATTCTTCAG GAAGCGGTTAAAGGACAATTGTGGCGCCTGCGTGACCCCCAAGGGAAGCCACCAGGTGTAGTTGGATGGTGGCCTTCTCGATCTGTCACCTTCCTAGATAACCATGATACAGGCTCAACGCAG GCTCATTGGCCCTTCCCTTCAAATCATGTCATGGAG GGTTACACATACATACTCACGCACCCAGGAATACCAACAGTTTTCTACGATCATTTCTATGATTGGGGTGATTCCATTCATGATCAGATTGTGAAACTG ATTGACATCAGGAAGCGTCAAGACATTCACAGCCGATCATCTATAACGATCCTAGAGGCCCAACCGAATCTCTACTCTGCTATGATAGGGGAGAAAGTGTGCATGAAAATTGGGGATGGTTCATGGTCCCCAGCCGGTAGGGAGTGGACACTGGCAACCTGTGGTCACAGATATGCTGTTTGGAACAAGTAG
- the LOC137717979 gene encoding probable alpha-amylase 2 isoform X1: protein MGYGSNDSRENAQQTDIGAAVRNGREILFQAFNWESHKHDWWRNLETKVPDIGRSGFTSAWLPPSTQSFAPEGYLPQDIYSLNSKYGSENLLKSLLHKMKQHKVRAMADIVINHRVGTTRGHGGKYNRYDGISLSWDERAVTSCTGGLGNRSTGDNFHGVPNIDHSQLFVRKDITGWLQWLRNNVGFQDFRFDFARGYSAKYVKEYIEGAKPIFSVGEYWDSCNYNGHGLDYNQDSHRQRIVNWINGTGQLSTAFDFTTKGILQEAVKGQLWRLRDPQGKPPGVVGWWPSRSVTFLDNHDTGSTQAHWPFPSNHVMEGYTYILTHPGIPTVFYDHFYDWGDSIHDQIVKLIDIRKRQDIHSRSSITILEAQPNLYSAMIGEKVCMKIGDGSWSPAGREWTLATCGHRYAVWNK, encoded by the exons ATGGGTTACGGAAGTAAT GATTCACGAGAGAACGCGCAGCAGACTGATATTG GTGCAGCGGTGCGCAATGGAAGAGAAATCCTTTTTCAG GCCTTCAATTGGGAGTCTCATAAACATGATTGGTGGAGAAATTTAGAAACTAAAGTTCCGGATATAGGAAGATCTGGTTTTACATCAGCATGGTTGCCGCCTTCAACTCAGTCCTTTGCACCGGAAG GTTACCTTCCGCAGGACATATATTCTCTCAATTCTAAATATGGATCTGAGAACTTATTAAAATCTTTACTTCATAAAATGAAGCAACATAAAGTTAGAGCAATGGCTGACATAGTTATCAATCATCGTGTTGGGACTACTAGAGGGCATGGTGGAAAGTACAACCGCTATGATGGAATTTCGTTGTCATGGGATGAACGTGCTGTCACATCTTGTACTGGTGGATTG GGTAATCGAAGCACTGGGGACAATTTCCATGGGGTTCCGAATATTGATCATAGCCAACTTTTTGTTCGAAAAGATATTACAGGATGGCTGCAGTGGCTACGTAATAATGTTGGTTTTCAGGATTTCCGATTTGATTTTGCAAGGGG TTATTCGGCAAAATATGTGAAAGAATACATTGAAGGAGCAAAACCAATTTTTTCTGTTGGGGAGTATTGGGATTCTTGCAACTACAACGGTCATGGCCTAGATTACAACCAAG ATAGCCACAGACAGCGGATAGTAAACTGGATCAACGGCACAGGACAGCTATCAACTGCGTTTGACTTTACAACCAAGGGAATTCTTCAG GAAGCGGTTAAAGGACAATTGTGGCGCCTGCGTGACCCCCAAGGGAAGCCACCAGGTGTAGTTGGATGGTGGCCTTCTCGATCTGTCACCTTCCTAGATAACCATGATACAGGCTCAACGCAG GCTCATTGGCCCTTCCCTTCAAATCATGTCATGGAG GGTTACACATACATACTCACGCACCCAGGAATACCAACAGTTTTCTACGATCATTTCTATGATTGGGGTGATTCCATTCATGATCAGATTGTGAAACTG ATTGACATCAGGAAGCGTCAAGACATTCACAGCCGATCATCTATAACGATCCTAGAGGCCCAACCGAATCTCTACTCTGCTATGATAGGGGAGAAAGTGTGCATGAAAATTGGGGATGGTTCATGGTCCCCAGCCGGTAGGGAGTGGACACTGGCAACCTGTGGTCACAGATATGCTGTTTGGAACAAGTAG